A window of the Candida orthopsilosis Co 90-125, chromosome 1 draft sequence genome harbors these coding sequences:
- a CDS encoding Swd2 protein (similar to S. cerevisiae SWD2): MSLKTNGFRPHTSLTKPTTPTNSSTIQISGQTLASSHPTKLFNYHHETSITSLDFDDTGQYLISSGVDKSIQLYDCHKGVHFKDIQSQKYGAHSARFTHEELNCLYASTPDASDIGDGKGDDTIRYLSLSSNQYIRYFKGHKAQVSNIQVNPVHNTFTSSSYDGTVKFWDLKTSSATGSITMGQNSVIGFDPQGIVVAIGKYPLGESRSGTVGLYDLKTFDKGPFSEVTIPCLQNQLWNKLEFSNNGRLILISTDSREHYILDAFSGKLLAIVRLSYRNDPQWMSTEYPYDGCCSFTPCGKFLLIGSPKSIVHIFELSDLRHDTERPVILSRSNDILKTNQIPKIIAFNPKLFILATADTTVKLWQPENQT, from the coding sequence ATGTCCTTGAAAACTAATGGGTTCAGACCACATACGTCTTTGACGAAACCCACAACGCCCACAAACTCTTCTACAATTCAGATATCGGGACAAACCCTAGCGTCATCCCACCCCACAAAGCTATTTAATTACCATCATGAGACATCTATTACTTCACTAGATTTTGACGATACTGGTCAGTATCTCATCTCATCTGGTGTAGACAAATCCATACAATTATACGATTGTCACAAGGGAGTTCACTTTAAAGACATACAGTCCCAAAAATACGGAGCTCATTCTGCTAGGTTTACTCACGAAGAactcaattgtttgtaCGCATCAACTCCCGATGCACTGGACATTGGCGATGGTAAAGGAGACGATACTATCAGATATCTTTCTTTATCAAGCAATCAATACATTCGCTACTTTAAAGGTCACAAAGCTCAAgtttcaaatattcaagTAAACCCAGTGCACAATACATTTACCAGCTCAAGTTATGATGGAACTGTCAAATTTTGGGATTTGAAAACCTCGTCTGCCACTGGTAGTATCACCATGGGCCAAAATTCTGTAATTGGATTTGACCCACAAGGAAtagttgttgcaattggAAAGTACCCACTTGGCGAATCCCGAAGTGGCACTGTGGGTTTGTATGATTTGAAGACCTTTGATAAGGGGCCATTTTCCGAAGTTACCATTCCTTGTTTACAGAATCAGTTATGGaacaaattggaattttcaaataatggTAGACTTATATTAATCTCAACAGATTCACGTGAACATTACATCTTGGATGCCTTTCTGGGAAAACTATTGGCAATTGTGAGATTGTCGTATAGAAACGACCCGCAGTGGATGTCAACAGAATATCCATATGATGGCTGCTGTTCCTTCACCCCTTGTGGAAAATTCTTGTTAATTGGTAGTCCCAAATCAATAGTCCACATATTTGAGCTAAGCGACTTAAGACATGACACTGAACGCCCCGTGATTCTATCAAGATCCAACGACATACTAAAGACCAATCAAATTCCCAAGATTATTGCTTTCAATCCAAAGTTATTTATTCTTGCAACTGCTGATACTACAGTAAAATTGTGGCAACCCGAAAATCAAAcctga
- a CDS encoding Pir32 cell wall structural component → MLSPRLLASFATINLIQAYYIPANGEDWTKYKPTCDYLPGSFTSLPFKFGIVVNPYTVTNEGELLEPEVKSIERSITTSFVTSVITPAPKETKTKDIIVQITDGQVQKVNEELCDPEEKKKLGLDNDHHDGYFSDKDGDKHGNGYYNADKHSNDDYREKDEKFGGRKHFDDDKLNKDKHFDDGDFETVLSKRDELDDEAAHDIGGDIKDKPFDEHFKHYKGKHGLKGDDYDLDNNHWEKDSGHYNEHERSKEHESHEGSYAEHRDFKERGRHNHKDHKGHKEHGDDFFNDNDFTSPVYSVACYTNATLRMSLHDSILRDSDDRIGCIVSGHQFQFDGPTPQHGAVFAAGWSVTKDGQLALGNSTKFYQCASGHFYNLYDQSIGFQCHPVTLDVVELIDC, encoded by the coding sequence ATGTTACTGCCACGTTTATTAGCATCTTTTGCCACCATCAACTTGATTCAAGCTTATTACATTCCAGCAAATGGAGAAGATTGGACAAAGTATAAACCAACTTGTGATTACTTACCAGGAAGTTTTACCAGTTTGccattcaaatttggaattgttgtGAATCCCTACACTGTCACTAACGAAGGGGAGTTGTTGGAACCAGAGGTGAAATCTATTGAGAGAAGTATCACCACCAGTTTTGTTACATCTGTTATTACTCCAGCTCCAAAGGAAACCAAAACTAAAGACattattgttcaaatcacTGATGGTCAAGTTCAGAAAGTGAATGAAGAGTTGTGTGATCCTgaggagaagaaaaaattgggtTTGGATAATGATCACCATGATGGTTACTTCAGTGACAAGGATGGAGATAAACATGGAAATGGTTACTACAATGCGGACAAGCATAGCAATGATGATTACCGTGAAAaggatgaaaaatttggtgGTCGCAAacattttgatgatgacaagCTCAACAAAGATAAGCATTTTGATGACggagattttgaaactgtCTTGTCAAAGAGAGACGAGTTGGATGATGAAGCTGCTCATGATATTGGAGGTGATATCAAGGACAAGCCCTTTGACGAGCATTTCAAACATTACAAAGGCAAACATGGATTAAAAGgtgatgattatgatttgGACAACAATCATTGGGAGAAGGATAGTGGCCACTACAACGAACATGAGAGGTCAAAAGAGCACGAAAGCCATGAAGGATCCTATGCTGAACATAGGGATTTCAAAGAACGTGGCCGTCATAACCATAAAGATCACAAGGGTCATAAAGAACATGGAGATGACTTCTTCAATGACAATGATTTTACTTCACCAGTGTACTCCGTCGCTTGCTACACTAATGCCACATTACGTATGTCATTACATGATTCCATTTTACGTGATTCAGATGACAGAATTGGATGTATTGTTTCTGGtcaccaattccaatttgatGGTCCTACTCCCCAACATGGTGCCGTTTTTGCCGCAGGTTGGTCAGTTACTAAAGATGGTCAATTGGCTTTAGGAAATTCAACTAAGTTCTATCAATGTGCTTCTGGTCATTTTTACAACTTGTATGATCAATCCATTGGTTTTCAATGTCATCCAGTCACTTTGGACGtggttgaattgattgactGTTGA
- a CDS encoding Put3 protein (predicted zinc-finger protein) has product MSDSGPDTSIKSEDQNVANGSVQPLPMDTNSSFDESNSQKPNTTAGRPKRTSLACIRCRTRHIRCPGGDPCKKCQLAKIKCEYVEADKKIVVSMKYLSRLHDDIARLKKDNASLRNSLKESELKQTEILSDTSKSQQITSVQNQINATAGVNHQPGANHNQGMEVIGPSLDKHGRLIQSRTGEKVYVGSSSMTLFGLEIQNMAPSFDSSLLPNSNKSTPMNSPDTRASVSSAKSDSRQTSKRESKVMEKEGGAYKITLSKTNTRPGLSINFSLPSYSYAMLLVDTFINYNDGCFYFFNEGLIKQFLMNLYAGRIEENKKILRRNYSQDATVNSDENTIKKDADDETILETIWFCKVLLIFSIGEMYLGTESDTHAKRQKLENMTRKKEHKEKHTLPGAEFFYQASDLFTGLFASGAIDNITKDGGIEVMLLYAFYLQVADCTIASYFYFGLALRAALILGWHVDAEKESLNRFELEHRRRIWWTVYMYERMLSSKAGLPLSFADDSVSTELPVDFKIDLSDFPRDKQDVRGYYIFPPADYINNCVTITQINAVILSSLYTKTPTYNILPIVSDLVQRLINWKNSLPNHLNVDYTPEEPKVSRLIVNLMTEYFQGINLAVRPLLFHFSTKKLKELQVQSTQNKYIDLTKYSKNVLSLLNSSFQASINTIKSIWSLVSDNMVALFGWMDREYLFTSASTLILFNASFGVHDATKTHLDHALTLFTKMKRLGNYPAALRRAQLLKLIRVLDFNGAMTEILRKHDEDFRFYEDDLKETMEESAQETMNNTPQQLQQNPDLDFPNFNTGLQHSQGDFNSNQDLTGIEGFAYLDEEQKLWNEITTEAGWLNFHPPENSILDASGDVNHLHTIAETDKSGPSPFSFDVEGPELRGENDGNSGVHSEPNFPNMIHDQFNYMQ; this is encoded by the coding sequence ATGAGCGACAGTGGTCCAGATACATCCATCAAGAGTGAGGACCAGAATGTTGCAAACGGTAGTGTACAACCACTCCCTATGGACACTAACTCATCCTTCGATGAATCAAACTCCCAAAAGCCAAATACCACAGCTGGCCGTCCAAAGAGAACATCATTGGCGTGCATACGGTGCAGGACCCGCCATATTAGATGTCCTGGTGGGGATCCATGCAAAAAGTGTCAACTTGCAAAGATAAAGTGTGAATATGTGGAAGCCGATAAGAAAATTGTGGTGTCAATGAAATATCTTTCAAGATTGCACGATGATATTGCTAGGTTAAAAAAGGATAATGCTCTGCTTAGGAACAGCTTAAAGGAACTGGAGCTAAAGCAAACAGAAATACTAAGTGACACTTCTAaatcacaacaaattaCACTGgtgcaaaatcaaattaatGCCACAGCGGGGGTAAACCATCAACCAGGTGCAAATCATAACCAAGGAATGGAAGTGATCGGTCCTTCATTGGACAAGCATGGGAGACTAATACAATCGCGGACTGGAGAGAAAGTTTATGTTGGCTCGTCTTCAATGACATTATTTGGTTTGGAAATCCAAAACATGGCACcatcatttgattcatcattactacccaattccaacaaatcCACTCCAATGAACTCTCCAGATACACGAGCTTCAGTTTCATCTGCAAAGAGCGACTCTCGTCAAACAAGTAAACGCGAGAGCAAAGTGATGGAAAAGGAAGGTGGCGCATATAAGATTACACTTTCAAAAACGAACACCAGACCCGGACTTTCcataaatttttcattacCCTCGTATTCTTATGCAATGCTCTTAGTGGATAcattcatcaactacaaCGATGGATGCTTCTATTTCTTTAACGAAGGGTTGATTAAAcagtttttgatgaatttataTGCGGGAAGGATAGAGGAGAATAAGAAAATCTTGCGACGCAATTACTCCCAGGATGCTACGGTAAACTCCGATGAGAACACTATAAAGAAagatgctgatgatgaaaccATTTTGGAGACAATCTGGTTTTGTAAAGTATTACTTATATTCTCCATTGGTGAAATGTATTTGGGAACTGAATCGGATACTCATGCTAAACGACAGAAACTTGAAAATATGACAAGGAAGAAGGAACATAAAGAAAAACATACTTTGCCCGGTGCGGAGTTTTTCTATCAAGCATCCGATCTCTTCACCGGATTATTTGCATCCGGTGCTATCGATAATATAACTAAAGATGGTGGCATTGAAGTCATGCTACTATACGCATTCTACTTACAAGTTGCTGATTGTACAATTGCTTCGTACTTCTATTTTGGTTTAGCATTGAGAGCAGCGTTAATTTTGGGTTGGCATGTGGATGCAGAAAAAGAATCTCTCAACCGATTCGAACTCGAACATAGACGCAGAATTTGGTGGACAGTTTACATGTATGAAAGAATGCTTTCTTCAAAAGCAGGTCTTCCTTTGAGCTTTGCCGATGATTCAGTTTCTACAGAACTACCTGttgattttaaaattgatttatcgGATTTTCCTCGAGATAAACAGGATGTACGCGGCTACTACATATTTCCACCAGCTGACTATATCAATAATTGTGTCACAATTACTCAAATCAATGCCGTCATTTTGTCATCATTGTATACTAAAACCCCGACTTATAATATCTTACCAATTGTGTCTGATTTGGTGCAGAGGTTGATTAATTGGAAAAACTCGTTGCCAAACCATCTTAACGTTGACTATACACCAGAGGAACCAAAAGTGTCGCGATTGATAGTAAATTTGATGACAGAATATTTCCAAGGTATCAATTTAGCAGTCCGACCAttgttgtttcatttttctacaaagaaattaaagGAATTGCAAGTGCAATCAACTCAAAACAAGTATATCGATTTGACCAAATATTCCAAAAACGTATTGAGCTTGCTTAACTCATCGTTTCAAGCTTCAATCAATACAATCAAGAGCATCTGGTCGTTAGTGCTGGACAATATGGTTGCATTATTTGGGTGGATGGACCGTGAATATTTATTCACCTCAGCATCAACCTtaattcttttcaatgcGTCATTTGGAGTCCATGATGCAACTAAAACCCATTTAGATCATGCTTTGACATTGTTTACGAAAATGAAGCGATTGGGCAACTACCCAGCAGCATTAAGAAGAGCTCAACTACTTAAATTGATTCGCGTTCTTGATTTCAACGGTGCAATGACTGAGATTCTTCGTAAACATGACGAAGACTTCAGATTCTATGAggatgatttgaaagaaacGATGGAAGAAAGTGCTCAAGAAACGATGAACAATACTCCTCAACAGTTACAACAAAACCCCGACTTGGATTTCCCAAACTTCAATACGGGTCTTCAACATAGTCAAGGAGATTTCAACTCTAATCAAGACTTGACAGGGATTGAAGGATTTGCATATTTAgatgaagaacaaaagtTATGGAATGAAATTACAACTGAAGCTGGATGGCTTAATTTCCACCCCCCGgaaaattcaattcttgatgCTTCTGGTGATGTCAATCATCTACATACTATTGCTGAAACTGACAAGAGCGGCCCCAGTCCATTTAGTTTTGACGTCGAGGGACCAGAACTACGTGGTGAAAATGATGGTAACAGTGGTGTCCATTCAGAACCCAACTTTCCCAACATGATTCATGACCAATTCAATTACATGCAATAA
- a CDS encoding Pry1 protein (member of the PRY1 family), which yields MLANQLQIILLCYCANLLQAAPAPAVVTVIQTVTSGDTSLQTSTAGANTLNQAATAASNVDLAATTAAATTAAATTTSSGFWNDLLNNLQSSSADSSSSSDSSSGSSSGSSFSSFLSGLFGNSDSTASTASTSSTSSSSSGSSFWNRLSDLLSGSSDSSSSATPVATSANTVTPSTSSAGLGFTASSSQSQPSIFSTSSALPSSSSSSSSSSSSSSSDIYAAIADSDDVDASFASDILDAHNQYRAQHQAGDLAWDVDTYNYAKNNADNYDCSGVLTHTHGQYGENLAAGFKDGPSAVKAWYDEGETYNYTAANEYNHFTQVVWKGSTKVGCAYKDCTSTGWGLYIVCEYDPAGNIIGWEKANVLP from the coding sequence ATGCTTGCCAACCAGCTTCAAATCATCTTGTTGTGCTATTGTGCCAACCTTTTACAAgcagcaccagcaccagctGTTGTCACAGTTATTCAAACAGTCACATCTGGAGACACATCTTTACAAACAAGTACCGCTGGTGCAAACACTCTTAACCAAGCAGCTACAGCAGCATCAAATGTTGACTTAGCAGCAACCACGGCGGCAGCAACCACTGCAGCTGCTACCACCACTTCCTCGGGGTTTTGGAAcgatttgttgaataatcTTCAATCATCCTCGGCAGATTCATCTAGCTCTAGTGACTCATCATCTGGATCTTCAAGTGGGTCTTCGTTTTCAAGCTTTTTGAGCGGTTTATTTGGAAATTCAGATTCAACTGCATCGACCGCATCAACAAGCTCAACTTCAAGTAGCTCAAGTGGATCAAGCTTTTGGAATAGATTATCTGATTTACTTTCAGGATCATCTGActcctcatcatcagctACACCAGTAGCAACATCTGCCAATACGGTTACCCCATCAACAAGTTCAGCCGGACTTGGTTTCACAGCTTCGTCATCCCAATCACAACCATCCATCTTCTCCACATCCTCAGCAttaccatcatcatcatcatcatcatcatcatcatcctcatcatcatcatcggaCATTTATGCTGCCATTGCCGATTcagatgatgttgatgctTCCTTTGCCAGTGACATCTTGGATGCTCACAACCAATACAGAGCACAACATCAAGCTGGAGATTTGGCATGGGATGTTGATACCTACAACTACGCCAAGAATAATGCCGACAACTACGATTGCTCAGGTGTATTGACACATACCCATGGTCAATATGGCGAGAACTTGGCCGCTGGTTTCAAGGATGGGCCAAGTGCTGTTAAAGCTTGGTACGACGAGGGAGAAACCTATAATTATACTGCTGCCAATGAATATAATCACTTTACTCAAGTTGTTTGGAAAGGGTCTACGAAAGTTGGTTGTGCGTATAAAGATTGTACGAGTACCGGATGGGGCTTGTACATTGTTTGTGAGTATGACCCCGCTGGTAATATTATCGGTTGGGAGAAAGCAAATGTATTGCCATAG
- a CDS encoding Rbt4 protein (protein similar to plant pathogenesis-related proteins): protein MKFTTTAAAATTLFGLSLAQVKYEYVHVTNYVTVGTDGESTPTQTTEEPSVSTWVFSTNVLGQDIAFTSVVSNVDEAHATLYRQNLVIQGGDSLTTEKLAVIANPTTLITSTLSDEASAESEDAIVSFTPTSETSQPSQQSVEATSTSAPSSSATAQQTTEQSSAPATSSSSSASSSTSSSSSGDFGNVQDEAFSKDILDAHNSKRAAHGVSALSWDQSAYEYAQNYADQYSCSGNLKHSGGKYGENLGVGYKSGSAVVEAWYKEGDSYDYSTASTFDHFTQVVWKGTTKVGCAYKDCSAENWGKYIICSYDPAGNIVGQGKANVLQ from the coding sequence ATGAAATTCACTActactgctgctgctgctacCACTTTATTTGGTTTGTCTTTAGCTCAAGTCAAATACGAATACGTACACGTCACTAACTACGTCACTGTTGGTACTGACGGAGAATCAACTCCAACTCAAACCACTGAAGAACCTTCAGTGTCAACTTGGGTCTTTTCAACCAATGTTTTAGGACAAGATATTGCTTTCACCAGTGTTGTATccaatgttgatgaagctcATGCTACTTTATACCGTCAAAACTTGGTTATCCAAGGTGGAGACTCATTAACCACTGAAAAGTTGGCTGTCATTGCTAACCCAACTACTTTGATCACCTCCACCTTATCAGATGAAGCTTCTGCTGAATCAGAGGATGCTATTGTATCTTTTACCCCTACATCTGAAACTTCACAACCATCTCAACAATCAGTTGAAGCTACATCAACCTCAGctccatcttcatcagcCACTGCTCAACAAACAACTGAACAATCATCTGCCCCAGctacttcatcatcatcttcagcatcatcatcaacttcatccaGCTCAAGTGGTGATTTTGGTAACGTTCAAGATGAAGCATTTTCCAAGGATATTCTTGATGCACACAACTCCAAGCGTGCTGCACATGGTGTTTCTGCATTATCATGGGACCAATCTGCTTACGAATACGCTCAAAACTACGCCGACCAGTACTCATGTTCAGGAAACTTGAAACATTCTGGTGGTAAGTACGGAGAAAACTTGGGTGTTGGTTACAAGAGTGGTTcagctgttgttgaagcttGGTACAAGGAGGGAGATAGCTACGATTACAGCACGGCTTCCACTTTTGACCATTTCACTCAAGTAGTATGGAAAGGTACTACCAAGGTTGGATGCGCTTACAAGGACTGTAGCGCTGAAAACTGGGGTAAGTACATCATTTGTTCATATGACCCTGCTGGAAATATTGTGGGACAGGGTAAAGCAAATGTTTTACAATAA
- a CDS encoding Hcs1 protein (the C. parapsilosis ortholog has an intron in the UTR; similar to C. parapsilosis CPAR2_208840 and C. albicans orf19.6199; S. cerevisiae homolog HCS1 has ATP-dependent 5'-3' DNA helicase activity and localizes to DNA helicase A complex, alpha DNA polymerase:primase complex), translated as MSLFSKFKAAILKEQEEDVAQTTEYINAYPPKKLAQMGLAVINLNISNMRTGIGGKTILELQLDNAISNGDLSSASMKTGDIVRIDKMTKAKKKDEESKEKDESIEAVVVKVSNLTITVSVDESAGDDKVLNYYNNTNDSTRIWIVKLSNAITYKRMITTMNKVLELKESEKNDIHKLLLGETKYTLSNGNSSIDFFNRGLNRSQKSAIDFAINKSNISIIFGPPGTGKTMTLVELIRQLTTRGEKVLVCGPSNISVDTILERLGEHYKAGELVRIGHPARLLPVNVQHSLEVLSKSYGRDVIKDLENDIQSVLGKIKKCKRYVERKTLYQELKSLKKELVQRERKIVHELLNQAKVVLATLHGAGSYDLKRSGANFDSIIIDEVSQSLEPQCWIPLLHNDKFKRLVIAGDNMQLPPTIMSGTATLLETTLFDRLVNKLEGDKFKKLLNVQYRMNDSIMKFPSMQLYEDKLIGDESVKEIKLTDLPGVSRNDETNVQCVWYDTQGGDFPEQKLESIKGDSKYNEMELQIVRGHVKKLIESGVPPQDIGIIAPYAAQVQLLKKQLGPDSLIEVSTVDGFQGREKEVIILTLVRSNDERDVGFLSEERRLNVAITRPKRQLCVIGDLQLMNDSGHKFLQSWSKYVEDGFEDGKSVRPYEIVYPNIDDYADW; from the coding sequence ATGAGCTTATTCAGCAAATTCAAAGCTGCCATTTTGAAAGAGCAAGAAGAGGATGTAGCCCAAACCACCGAGTACATCAATGCTTACCCACCAAAGAAGCTTGCCCAGATGGGTCTTGCGGTAATAAACttgaatatttcaaatatgAGGACTGGTATTGGTGGCAAGacaattttggaattgcaGTTGGACAATGCTATAAGCAATGGAGATCTATCCTCAGCCTCGATGAAAACGGGTGACATCGTGAGGATTGATAAGATgacaaaagcaaagaagaaagacGAAGAGAGCAAGGAGAAGGACGAATCTATTGAGGCTGTAGTTGTTAAGGTTTCTAATTTGACAATTACCGTTTCGGTAGATGAGTCCGCTGGGGACGACAAAGTACTTAactactacaacaacaccaatgaTTCAACTAGAATATGGATCGTCAAATTGTCCAACGCGATTACATATAAGCGAATGATCACAACCATGAATAAAGTACTTGAATTAAAAGAAAGTGAGAAGAACGACATCCACAAGTTACTACTCGGGGAAACTAAATATACTCTATCAAATGGTAACTCTAGTATCGATTTCTTCAATCGCGGCTTGAACCGATCTCAAAAGTctgcaattgattttgcaatcaacAAGTCCAATATCTCAATCATCTTTGGGCCGCCAGGAACGGGTAAAACTATGACGTTGGTTGAATTAATTCGACAGTTGACGACTCGAGGGGAGAAAGTTTTGGTTTGTGGTCCATCCAATATTTCTGTTGATACAATTTTAGAGAGACTTGGAGAACATTACAAAGCAGGCGAGTTGGTACGAATTGGACACCCAGCTAGACTCTTACCCGTCAACGTTCAACATTCTCTTGAAGTTCTTTCCAAGAGTTACGGCAGAGACGTGATCAAAGATCTCGAGAACGACATTCAATCAGTTTTAGGCAAGATCAAAAAGTGCAAGAGATACGTAGAGAGGAAAACATTGTATCAAGAGTTGAAactgttgaagaaagagcTAGTTcaaagagagagaaaaattgTTCACGAATTGCTTAACCAAGCAAAGGTCGTTCTTGCCACATTGCATGGTGCTGGCTCttatgatttgaaaagaagtgGTGCCAATTTTGACTCCATCATTATTGACGAGGTATCACAGTCTCTTGAGCCCCAATGTTGGATCCCATTACTACACAACGACAAATTCAAGAGGTTGGTGATTGCTGGTGACAATATGCAACTACCACCAACTATAATGTCAGGCACAGCCACTCTTTTGGAAACAACGTTATTTGACAGACTAgtcaacaaattggaaGGTGACAagtttaaaaaattgttgaatgttCAGTACCGAATGAATGATAGTATAATGAAGTTCCCTAGCATGCAATTATACGAAGACAAATTGATAGGTGACGAGTCTGTTAAAGAAATCAAGCTCACGGATCTTCCCGGTGTTTCTAGAAACGACGAAACTAATGTACAATGTGTTTGGTACGACACGCAAGGGGGTGACTTTCCTGAGCAAAAATTAGAATCAATAAAGGGAGATTCAAAGTACAACGAAATGGAATTACAAATTGTTAGGGGCCAtgtaaagaaattgattgagaGTGGGGTACCGCCCCAAGATATTGGAATCATTGCCCCGTATGCGGCCCAGGTGCAACTTCTAAAAAAGCAACTAGGTCCTGACTCATTAATTGAAGTGAGTACAGTTGATGGATTTCAAGGTCGTGAAAAAGAGGTTATCATCTTGACCTTAGTGAGGTCCAATGATGAAAGAGATGTTGGATTCTTAAGTGAAGAACGAAGATTGAATGTGGCAATCACTAGACCAAAGCGACAACTTTGTGTCATTGGTGATTTACAGTTGATGAATGATTCAGGGCACAAATTTCTTCAGAGCTGGAGCAAGTACGTCGAAGATGGTTTCGAGGATGGGAAATCAGTAAGACCATATGAAATTGTGTATCCaaacattgatgattacGCTGACTGGTAA
- a CDS encoding Grx5 protein (S. cerevisiae homolog GRX5 has disulfide oxidoreductase activity, has role in cellular response to oxidative stress, response to osmotic stress and localizes to mitochondrial matrix) → MFRRALFNTRFTPRINLQTRFISTEIRDAISSAIKATPVVLFMKGTPEFPQCGFSRATIQTLGQQGVDPSKFAAYNVLEDPELRDGIKEFSSWPTIPQLYVNGEFVGGCDIIMSMAQSGELADFLEKEGALIPEEKDDVESADVKPNRK, encoded by the exons ATGTTTAGAAGAGCCCTTTTCAATACGAGATTCACTCCAAGGATA AACCTTCAAACCAGATTCATCTCCACTGAGATCAGAGATGCCATTTCAAGTGCCATAAAAGCCACTCCAGTTGTGCTATTCATGAAAGGTACGCCTGAGTTCCCTCAATGTGGATTTTCGAGAGCCACGATCCAAACCTTGGGCCAACAAGGAGTTGATCCATCAAAATTTGCTGCTTATAATGTATTGGAAGACCCTGAATTAAGGGATGGAATAAAAGAGTTTAGTTCGTGGCCAACTATACCACAATTATACGTCAATGGAGaatttgttggtggttGTGATATTATTATGAGTATGGCTCAAAGTGGAGAATTGGCTGATTTTTTAGAAAAGGAAGGTGCTTTGATTCctgaagaaaaagatgatgttgaaagtGCTGACGTTAAGCCAAATAGAAAGTAG
- a CDS encoding Atp7 subunit of the F1F0-ATPase complex yields MSSVAQQAAKKVDFAKLIKSLGLTGSTAASLTAFKKRHEEAKKQFIDLSSQSTEVDFNRYRQILKNSKVVDEIEKAVTSFKPVTIDVSKNLKNIEIFEQKAVENAQLTEKSVTKEIAELKATLKDIESARPFDQLTVDDVAKVRPDLDEKTAYMVKNGKWVVPGYREKFGDLAAM; encoded by the coding sequence atgtcatcCGTTGCACAACAAGCTGCCAAGAAGGTTGATTTCGCTAAACTCATCAAGAGTTTGGGATTGACTGGCTCAACTGCAGCATCATTGACCGCTTTCAAAAAGAGACACGAAGAGgcaaagaaacaatttatAGATTTGTCAAGTCAATCTactgaagttgatttcaacCGTTACAGACAAATCTTGAAAAACtcaaaagttgttgatgagattgaaaaagcaGTCACCTCATTCAAACCAGTCACCATTGATGTTTCCAAGAACTTGaagaatattgaaatttttgaacaaaaggCTGTTGAAAATGCTCAATTGACTGAAAAATCTGTTACTAAAGAGATTGCTGAATTGAAAGCCACCTTGAAGGATATTGAAAGTGCAAGACCATTTGACCAATTGACCGTTGACGATGTAGCTAAAGTAAGACCAGACTTGGACGAAAAGACCGCTTATATGGTTAAGAACGGTAAATGGGTTGTTCCAGGATATAGAGAAAAATTTGGTGACTTGGCTGCTATGTAG